The DNA sequence GAAGTGCGTGTGGTGAGCGCGACAACGGCGTTGCCGCATCAGCCGTTAGAGCCGATCCTTTCGAGCAACGACATTCTTGACATCCAGCAGCTTGTGCGCCAGGTGCCCGCCGCCGAATCTGTCATTCGATACGCCGTTCAACTGGTGGCAGCGAGCCGGCCGAGCACCCCGCAAGCGCCTGAGTTCATCCGCCGATGGGTTCAGTGGGGTGCTGGCTTGCGCGCGTCACAGTATCTGATTCTCGGCGGAAAGGCCCGCGCCTTGCTCGACGGACGGTATAACGTCTCCTGCGAGGACGTGCGAACGTTGGCTTACCCCGTGCTGCGACATAGGATTTTGCTGAATTTCCATGCTGAATCGGAACAGGTCACCGTCGAGGAGATCATCGGGCGACTGATTCAAACCGTGCCGGAACCACGATCAGGACTTAAATGAGATGAAACAGACGCGGCCATCATCATCCACGCTTCGTTTTCTGGCGCCCGACGTGCTCGCGCGCATTCACTCACTGGAGCTGCTGGCGCGAACCGTCGTGGAAGGTTTCATGGCCGGCCTGCACCGCTCGCCACGACTCGGTTTCAGCACGGAATTCGCTGAATACCGCCCCTACATGCCCGGCGACGACCTGCGCCTGCTCGATTGGAAATTGTTTGCGCGCACAGACCGCTACTATGTCAAAAAATTTCGCGGCGACACCAACACCCACGGCACGATCCTAATGGATGTGAGCGCTTCGATGGACTACGGCTCCGGCGCCATCACCAAGCGCGATTATGCTTGCTATCTGGCCGCTTCGCTGGCCTACCTGACCAATCGCCAACAGGACGCTGTCGGCTGGATCGCTTTTGCGGATGAGCTGCTGCAATACATCCCGGCTAAACACCGTCCGGGTCACTTGCACACCGTTCTGCTGGCCATCGAAAAAGCCGCGACAAGAAAACAAACCAACATCGCGCGCAGTCTGGAAAGAGTCGCTGCCTTGATCAAGCGACGAGGCATCCTGATTGTGATTTCTGATTTGTATGCTGAGCCGGATGAGATTCTGCGTGGACTGAAGCACCTGCGCTTTTGCGGGCATGATGTGCTGGTCTTCCACATACTGGACGAACATGAGCTAGACTTCCCGTTCACACAACCGTTGTACCTGGAGGACCTCGAAACGGACGAAGAGAGGCACGTCGTGCCCGAACGCCTGCGCGCGCAATATCTCCGACTGCTCCATGAACACATCGAGACGTTGCAGCAAGAGTGTGGCCGAGCAGGCATTGATTATGTGTTGATGAAAACATCCGAGCCACTGGATCGGGCTTTGTTTTCATACTTATCACGACGCGCCAAGTTGTATTGATAATCCTGGAGGCGGCCTCGGCAATAAGGATGAAACGGCAGACGCACACAGATGACGTAACAACAGACATGCTCAACCGAGTTGACAACAGCGGCGCGTTGAACCTCGATGCGTTTTTGAGCTGCTGCTCGCGATTGCAGCCGCACTGGTGAGAGAGGAATGAGCTTCCTGAATCCATGGTTTTTGATTGGCGTGGCGGCCGTTGCCGTGCCGATCCTTGTGCATCTGGTGCAGCGTGAACGGGCGCAGCGGGTCTCATTCCCCTCGCTGATGTTTGTTCGACGCGTCCTGCAGCCTTCAACCCGCCGGCGACGACTGCGTCACCTGTGGTTGCTGGCCATGCGCTGCCTGGCGTTGATTCTACTGGCGCTGGCCTTTTCCCGACCGTTCATCAGCGGCGACGCCCGTGAGCAGGCCGACGGACGCCATCTGGTGATCGCGCTCGATACATCCTATAGCATGCAGATCGGCAACCGACTGGAGCGGGCGCTGGAACGGGCGCGAGCATTGATCAACAGCGCCGACCGAGGGGATCGCATCGGGTTGATCACGTTTTCTGACCGATATGAAATCGTCCAGCCGCTTTCCCATGACAGACAGACACTGCTGGATGCGCTGGCTCGGCTCAAGCCGACACTGAACGCTACCAACTATGAACCGGCGCTCCAAGCGGCTGGCCGGATGTTGCCTCCAGGTCGAACGAACGTTGTGGCGATCATCTCGGATTTTCAAGCAACCGGCTGGGCACCATCCGGCGAAGTCACGCCCATCGCTGCTCAACTCATGCCGATTGATGTCGCTGACGAACATGACACCAATGTGGCCTTCGTGCAGGTGAGCGTAGACCCGATCGTTTATGCGTCCAAATACGAGAAGAATCTCTCGGTCAAACTTGCAGCCGTCGGTCAACAGCCGCAGAGCGTTGGCGTCACGTTGCATCTGAATGATCGCCCAGTTGACCAAAAGATGGTCACACTGGATGCCAACGGTTCAGCCATCGTTGAATTCACCGGATTTCCGCTGCGTGACGGGTTCAATCGCGGCGTCATCGAAATCAGCGGCGATGCGTTTGCGCTCGACAACCGCTATTTTTTCACCATTCAAAAACGCGATCCGCTCTCCATCGTGTGTGTGGAATCAGCGCCGGCCACCAGTTTCTACCTCGAGCAAGCTGTTTCCGTCAGCGAGCCTCATCGGTACGCGCTCACCATCACACCGGCCAGCCACTGGACATTCGTCGAACCGGAGAAGACAGCGGTTGTCATCCTGAATGATGTAGACCGGTTGACGGACGCGGCAGATCGTCAGCTCGCCCGTTGGGTTGAACAGGGCGGCGGCCTGTTGCTGGCGACTGGCCGTCGCGTTCATGCAGCCACTTTCAATCAATCGTTTGGCGCGCTGGCGCCGGCCACGCTACACACGGAGGCTGAATCGAGCGCGAGCCGATTTGAGTCCATCGCCGAGTTGGACACATCTCATCCGTTGCTCGCGCCGTTTGCGCCGACCCGAGCCGTCAACCTGGCGCTCGCGCGGATTCACGGCCACTGCCTGGCTGCGCCCAAGCAAAACGCTCGCGTGCTGGCGCGCCTTGCCAGCGGGCATCCACTGCTCGTCGAGCACGCTGTGGGTTTGGGCAAAGTGCTGCTGTTCACATCATCGCTCGATACGAGCTGGAACGATCTGCCGCTATCGCCCATGTATGTACCGTTGGTGCAGCAAATACTCCGCTATCTACGCCCGACTGACGCGCCAACGTCCTATCTAGTCGGCCAAGCTGTTCGCTTGTCGCATTCAGCCTCGCCGCTGCGCCTGGACAGCCCCACTGGCAAACGAGTGCAGACCACTGCTAGTTCATTCGTGGCGGAAGAAAATGGCCACTATCGCCTGCGTTCTGCCGCTGGCGAACAGCTCATTGCCGTCAACCTTGATTTCCGCGAATCAGACTTGCGAAAGCTGGACGTCAACCAGTTTGTATCAGCTTTCAGCAGCGCACACGATGCGCCACCGGCTGCGGCATCCAGCCAAACCGACATGCCGCTTTCACGCGATCAAGAGCCGGGGCGTCGCTTGTGGTGGCCATTGTTGATGGCAGCCCTTCTCCTGTTGTTGATAGAAGCCGGCCTGGCCAAGCGCATCGTCGTATCACCGGCTCACTCTCAGCGTTCCGAGCAACATCGTGTTGCGGGCTTGAAGTTCACGTCCAAGGTTTGACGTTTTGAGGATGATTATGAACGAACGAGCACAACTCACTGCGTTGATTGAAGCGGCGCGGCGCCGCTGGCGGATGGCTGTCGCACTGAAGGGATTGCTTATCAGTGTGGTCATAGCCGGGATTGTTTTCATCTGCGCGGCCTCACTGGTCCAATACCTGCACGGCGCGACGCCGTGGCTCGTGACGTTGCGGGCGATCTCGCTGGCTGGCGTGTTGGCAGCATTAGGATTTTTCCTCCTACGACCGCTTCTGAGGAACATCTCCGACGGGCAGATGGCGCGGTTTATTGAAGAGCGCAATCCTGGGCTTTATGACCGGTTGGTCAGCGCCGTAGACTTCGCCGCCGAGGCCGCTCATGCCGACGCCCTGATGGTGCAACGGCTCATCCGCGACGCTGCGCAGCGCGCCCAGACCATCGCCCTGGATACGGTTGTGCCCAGGGCGCGTCTGCGTCGGTATGCCGGCGCGCTGGCCGCAACCATTGTTGGCTTCGGCGTGCTGCTTAGCTACGGTCCTCACTGGCTGCGGCACGGCTTCTCCACACTCTACCTGCCTTGGCTTGAATCAGTGCAAGCCAGCCCATACGCCATCATCGTGCATCCGGGCGATGCCCGCGTGCCTCAGGGCATAGACCAACCAATTATCGCCAAACTTTCAGGCTTCGACGCCGAGCGGGTTGAACTTTATTTCAAACAGCCAAGCCAACCGGATTGGACAAGTGAGTTGATGCAGTTGACGCGAGAATCGCAGGACTACCGATTCGTGCTGATGAACCTGCAAGAGACGGTTCGTTACTACGTGCAGGCTGGCAGGATTCGCTCGCCCCAGTTCACCATCGAAGTGGCCGATCTAGCCCGCGTTGAGCGTATCAGTCTGAGCTATCAATTCCCCGCCTATACCGCCATGCCGACTAAAACGGTCGAAGATGGCGGCGACATCGTGGCGCTCAAAGGCACGCGCGTGACGATTCAAGCCATTTTGAATCGCCCCGCTGACGCAGCCACCATCGTGTTAGACGGCGGCGCGACGGTTGCCATGCAGATGATCGAACCAAACCGATATGCTGGGCAGATCACAGTCAGTGACAACAGCACGTATCGCATTGATCTCAGCGCAGCCGGAGAACGCTATGCAGGCTCGGGCGTCTATGAAATCATCGCGCTCGATGACGCTCCGCCAACGGTGAGAATCGAAAAACCCGGACGCGACATGAAGGCTACCAGCATTCAAGAAGTTTTCACGCAGGCGCGCGCTGAAGATGATTACGGCGTGGCGTCCATGGAGCTGCGCTTCTCGGTCAATGGCGGCAAAGAACAAACCATCCCGCTGTATCGCGCTGGTCACGGCGCGCCCAAGCAACTGACCGGCACGCATACCTTCTTCCTGGAAGAGTTCAATCTGCAACCCGGCGATGTGATCACCTACTACGCCACAGCCAAAGACGGTCGTCCAACCGCTGACGGCCATCAGGGATCGAGCGACATCTATTTCCTTGAGATTCGCCCGTTCGACCGGACATTCCGACAAGTTCAGCAAAATCCTAATGCGGGCGGCGGCGATGGCGATCAGAACACGCTGGCGCAGCGACAAAAGGAGATCATCGCGGCCACCTGGCGCCTCATTCGTGAACAACCGACGCAGTCACCATCTGAGTGGCAAGAAAATCTCAATGCTGTCACGTTGATCCAGGAGCGACTGCGACAGGATACCCACTCGCTGGCGACCCGCATTCGACAGCGGTTCGGCGCCTCGCTCGATGAGCAAGCAGAGTTCAAACAATTGGCCGACTACCTCACGCAAGCAACCCATGAGATGGACGCGGCGCTGAAAGAACTGCGAGCACGACAGCCAAAAGACGCGCTGCCGGCAGAGCAACGCGCGCTCCAGCAATTGATGCGTGCTGATGCCATCTTCCGCGATATTCAAGTCGCCTTCGGCAGCGACGCCGGCGGCCAAGGCGCTCCAACACAGGCTGAAGACCTGGCAGACCTGTTCGAGCTGGAACTGGACAAAATGAAAAACCAATATGAAACGCTCCAGCGGGAACGCCGGCAGCAACAAGACCGACAATTGGATGAAACGCTGCGCAAGCTGCAACAACTGGCTCGTCGCCAACAGCAACAGGCTGAGCAACAGATGCGGCGTTCGCTTTCAGGCGGCGCACGCAACCAAACGGGCGGCAGCGCCGGTGGTGAGCAACAACAATTGGCCGAAGAAACCCGCGAGCTGGCCCGCCAACTGGAGCGCCTGTCGCGCGAACGGCGCGACCAACGACTGAGCGAGATAAGCCAGCAACTACAACGCGCCGCCGACCAAATGCAGCAAGCGCAGCAAGCCGGTAACTCGACGGAGTCGGCAGCCCATAGTCAGCGCGCGGCTGAACAACTCGATGCCGTGCAGCGCCGATTGCGAGCCGCTCAACAGGCTGATGGCCAACAATCGCTCCGACAACTGCAGGAGCAGGCTGCCCGCGCCGCTCAACGACAAAAGGAAATTGCTAAAGAGGTTGACCATCTGGCTCGCTCCGGTCAAACGGATGCCTCGTCCGAGGCAATTAAACAACGCCTCAAACAACGCAAACAAGCGCTGGCCGACGAAGTCACAAGCATGCAGCAGGAGATCGAAGCGGTGGCGCGCGCCGCAGGCCAAAATCGAGCGGCAGCCGAGGCGTTGAAAAACGCTGCTGAAGCTATCGAGCGAAATCAATTGCCGGACAAGATTCGCCAGAGTAACCGGCTACTGGAAAATGGTTGGTACGATCAAGCGCGCCAACGCGAAAAAGAAATTCAAGACACGCTCAATCAAATCGCCAGCGATTTACAACGCGCCGACGCTTCGGCGGGCAGCCGGCCTCAGACCGAAAAACTCGAAGAGGCGCTGCAACGGACGCGCCGGCTGGCCGATGATCTGGAATCGCTCCAGCAACGGTTGCAGCAGCAGGCACAAGGTCAACGACAACAACTGGCTCAGGGGCAGTCATCACTGAATCAGCAAAATCAACAAGACCGCCGGAGCGCCCAACAAGGTCGTCTTCCTGGTCAACAAAACCAAAGTCAGCAAGGCCGCCCGTCCGCTCAACAGAATCAAAATCAGCAAGGCCGGCCCTCATCGCCCTCGATCAATGATCCGAGCACGTCGTTTCAGAATCAACGAGACGACCTCTTCCCATTTCAGGGAGGGCGTCCTCGCCTTGGCGGTGACCGACGTCAATGGGAGCGCGAACTGGACGAGCGAATCGCCGATATTGAAGCATTGCGACGGCAGTTGGGCAGTGAGTTTGCCGGCGACCTTGCTCAACTGATTCAACGGCTGCGGCAATTGGACGCCGAGCGGTTATTCAACGATCCAGATGAAATCGCCCGATTGAAAAGTCAGTTGATTGATCCGCTGCGAGCGTTGGAGTTGGAATTGGCGCGACGACTGCAAGCGGCGCTCGGTCAGCGCGGGCCGATGCTGATGGACGAAGCGAGCGTTCCTGAAGGGTATAGGAAATTGGTTGAGGAGTATTACAAACGGTTGGCCAAGAGCAAATGACCGCGCGGGATCAGTGATGATGGCAATCGCTTGTTGCCTTGCGGCGGGTATCACCAAACACAATCCCAACGCGCCACCAGTAGGCTTCTTGAGGCAAGACGGCTCATCCCGCTCGCCGGGCAAAGAGTGAACGAACCGGCCAATCAGTCCAGAAACCGTCGTGACCGATGGAGCATCCGAACACCGCTGCGCGTTCGCGCGGCGCAAGCGTCGGCGCGGCGCGATCACTTCGTTGCGACACCCATGATATGTGGTTTGATGATGGGGAAAGGAACTTCAAAGCGCTGATACTCGACGCGAGCAAAGCCGGCTTGTTCAAGCTCCACCCACAGCTCACGGTCAGGACAACAGCCGTCGCCCACCCATTGCCACAGCGGTCGGATCGCTTGTTGCGCGCTTCGTAACAGCGTCCCGCGCGGCGCAGCCACGTGTTCCATGAAGAGAAATCGTCCACCTGGTCGGAGCACCCGATGGATGTCCCGCAACGCAACGGCCACATCCGGCACGCTGCACAGCACCAGCGTGCTGATGACAATATCAACGCTGTTATCATCCACATCCATCTGCTCGACTGTGCTGGTGCGAATGTCTATCTCTACTCCCAACTGCTCAGCTTGACGCCTGAGGTAAGGGTGCATGAACGGATTCGGCTCAACGCCGATCCACCGAATGCTCGAAGGCAAGTAAGCGAAATTGGCGCCAGCGCCCGGACCGATTTCCACCACATCGCCGCGTATGTCGGCAAAGAGAGTTTTCTTGTAACGAGCCACGGTTCGTTGGTATCGCGCCATGCCGTGAGCTATTCCCCACGCAAACAATCGCCGATACCAGTCAGGACGATGTGAGTGGTTGACAGAAGAGTTTGCCATAGCCAGTTCCCTATGAGGAATCGCCGATATGTTGAGCGATTGGCCCTGTTCACGATCTATGTTGGCAACCGTGAAGAGGTATTATTAACCCGAACTGCGTCGTCGCGGCAACTGCATGCTGGGCGCTGAGGCCTCTTTGACAGACTGCGCGTGCCAAACCCGAACGATTCCTGCTGGTTCATTCTTTGTGAGCGTGCGCCTGCCCGCGACGGACGATGAGCACTGCATCCTCAGAAGCGGACGTGTAACTGTTGCGTCAAAGAGATTGACCGTCGGTCGGATCAAACTATAATTCGTGGCGGTTGGCCATGGACACGGAGGGGAAAACGAACAAGAAGCGCCTGATCGGCTCCTACAAGCATCGGGACAAGCAGCCTGTTGATAACCTGCTGGTCGGGCTGGTCACGTCGCAATCCAACCTCGACGCCGGGCGCACTTCCTTTCAGCCCCCTGTCTCGCTTCAAAGCAAACAGGTGATGGACGTCCAAACTCTGGAAATCTGGCTTTGGGGTGCAGCTTGCGTCATCCGGGGTCCGGTGGACGCGCCAAAGTTCAAGGACTATATCCTGCCGCTTGTGTTTCTCAAGCGGCTTTCGGATGTGTTCGAGGATGAGCTGAACGAACTGGATGACAGCGCCAAGTATGTGGATGAGGACCACCAACTCGTGCGCTTCTACATCCCCACAGAAGCGCACCGCATGGCTCTCTCGTTGCCGTCCATGCCGCGATTTGCCAACAAGGGTGCGGCTAACACGGTCGGGCACTTTGGAGCGGCGCCCTCTGGCGATTGCTCCCCACAAACTCAGTGCAGGGCATGAACATGCAAGAAGAAAGAGTTCATCAGAAGAAGTTTCAAGACCTTCTCCGCGAGCTGTTCGAGTTCGACTGTGCCGAGCTGGACTTCGGCATCTACCGTATCATGAACCACAAACGGGCGGTCATCGAACAGTTCATCAGCAAAGACCTGCCTGAAGTGATCGCTGACGAGCTGGCGTCTGGCGCGCTGGCGGAACAGGGGCAGGCGCGGAAGGTCTTGGACGAAGCTCGCAACAAAGTCATAGAAACGCTCGGCGATTCGGCGTTCACCGCTGACGGTAGCCTGAAGCCGGAGTATCATTCCACCCCTGTCGGCAAAGCGTATCTCGAAGCGTTGGCCAAAGCGCAAGGCGCGCGCTCGACCGAGGCGCTGGAAACCGACGTCTATAACCATCTCTACACCTTCTTCAGCCGCTACTGGCAGGACGGTGACTTTATCTCCAAGCGTCGCTACTCCAGGAAAGAACGCTACGCCATCCCCTACAACGGCGAGGAAGTGTATCTCTACTGGGCGAACCATGACCAGTACTACATTAAGACCGGCGAGTACTTCACCGACTACTCCTGGAAAGCGCCAAACGGCGTGAC is a window from the Blastocatellia bacterium genome containing:
- a CDS encoding DUF58 domain-containing protein, with translation MKQTRPSSSTLRFLAPDVLARIHSLELLARTVVEGFMAGLHRSPRLGFSTEFAEYRPYMPGDDLRLLDWKLFARTDRYYVKKFRGDTNTHGTILMDVSASMDYGSGAITKRDYACYLAASLAYLTNRQQDAVGWIAFADELLQYIPAKHRPGHLHTVLLAIEKAATRKQTNIARSLERVAALIKRRGILIVISDLYAEPDEILRGLKHLRFCGHDVLVFHILDEHELDFPFTQPLYLEDLETDEERHVVPERLRAQYLRLLHEHIETLQQECGRAGIDYVLMKTSEPLDRALFSYLSRRAKLY
- a CDS encoding VWA domain-containing protein gives rise to the protein MSFLNPWFLIGVAAVAVPILVHLVQRERAQRVSFPSLMFVRRVLQPSTRRRRLRHLWLLAMRCLALILLALAFSRPFISGDAREQADGRHLVIALDTSYSMQIGNRLERALERARALINSADRGDRIGLITFSDRYEIVQPLSHDRQTLLDALARLKPTLNATNYEPALQAAGRMLPPGRTNVVAIISDFQATGWAPSGEVTPIAAQLMPIDVADEHDTNVAFVQVSVDPIVYASKYEKNLSVKLAAVGQQPQSVGVTLHLNDRPVDQKMVTLDANGSAIVEFTGFPLRDGFNRGVIEISGDAFALDNRYFFTIQKRDPLSIVCVESAPATSFYLEQAVSVSEPHRYALTITPASHWTFVEPEKTAVVILNDVDRLTDAADRQLARWVEQGGGLLLATGRRVHAATFNQSFGALAPATLHTEAESSASRFESIAELDTSHPLLAPFAPTRAVNLALARIHGHCLAAPKQNARVLARLASGHPLLVEHAVGLGKVLLFTSSLDTSWNDLPLSPMYVPLVQQILRYLRPTDAPTSYLVGQAVRLSHSASPLRLDSPTGKRVQTTASSFVAEENGHYRLRSAAGEQLIAVNLDFRESDLRKLDVNQFVSAFSSAHDAPPAAASSQTDMPLSRDQEPGRRLWWPLLMAALLLLLIEAGLAKRIVVSPAHSQRSEQHRVAGLKFTSKV
- a CDS encoding class I SAM-dependent methyltransferase, with amino-acid sequence MANSSVNHSHRPDWYRRLFAWGIAHGMARYQRTVARYKKTLFADIRGDVVEIGPGAGANFAYLPSSIRWIGVEPNPFMHPYLRRQAEQLGVEIDIRTSTVEQMDVDDNSVDIVISTLVLCSVPDVAVALRDIHRVLRPGGRFLFMEHVAAPRGTLLRSAQQAIRPLWQWVGDGCCPDRELWVELEQAGFARVEYQRFEVPFPIIKPHIMGVATK